A single region of the uncultured Flavobacterium sp. genome encodes:
- a CDS encoding DUF2805 domain-containing protein: MKKSNRKELNWEQTERLVSLALEEKNPFEIIKKEFGLAEKEVLEIMKKKMPLEKFEMWKKKAIANKPKPKPVKIDDFDEDLDGKYYIKNKLD, from the coding sequence ATGAAAAAGAGTAACCGCAAAGAATTGAATTGGGAACAAACGGAAAGACTTGTTTCGTTAGCTTTAGAAGAAAAAAATCCATTTGAAATCATAAAGAAAGAATTTGGATTAGCAGAAAAAGAAGTTCTGGAAATCATGAAAAAGAAAATGCCTCTTGAAAAATTTGAGATGTGGAAAAAGAAGGCCATTGCTAATAAACCAAAACCGAAACCAGTTAAAATAGATGATTTTGATGAGGATTTGGACGGTAAATACTATATAAAAAACAAACTAGACTAA